A window of Chloroflexota bacterium contains these coding sequences:
- the ileS gene encoding isoleucine--tRNA ligase, with amino-acid sequence MFEPVSSRVSFPEMEEKVLRFWKEKRIFEKSVEQHQGSEHRFILYEGPPTANGNPGLHHVLARVFKDLFPRYKTMQGFYAPRNAGWDCHGLPVELEVEKELGLSSKTQIEEYGIEAFNARCRKSVFRYLKDWEALTERIGYWLDMEHPYITLDRDYIESCWWIIKKLWDKGLIYQGHRVTPHCPRCVTSLSSHEVALGYNENAEDPSVYVKFRLTYHARGAPSPKALPNLVRFGRPVYLLAWTTTPWTLPANTALAVAPEAEYSLVEHQGEGLLLATALLGASGLGEGKVLRSFKGRDLVGLSYEPLYNPHRYAIERTRYTGQGLQPQHPDEDLTYPVIGAGFVSLDEGTGIVHIAPAYGEVDYEAGEKEGLDFLHTVDLQGKVLGKYPFSGLFVKDADSLIMDDLKGRGLLLKAGRITHTYPFCWRCNAPLLYYAKKTWFIRTTAMKEKLLEGNQEINWVPGYIKEGRFGDWLRNNVDWALSRERYWGTPLPIWVCDSGHYQGIGSLGELKEKAHREKMEESGYSLEEALKDPHRPFIDRVILRCPECQSPMHRVPEVIDCWFDSGAMPVAQVHYPFENAQLIDKDLNFPADYICEAVDQTRGWFYTLHALSTLLFQRPCFKNVICLGLILDAKGEKMSKARGNVVDPWAVIKAYGADALRWYMFTACPPGNVRRFDPEQVKEVMRQPFMTLWNTYSFFVTYANIDRFDPNTPAPPVTSELDRWIISELNGLIAQVTQHLDSYEPVEAGREIEKFIESLSNWYVRRSRRRFWKGENDQEKRSAYHTLYNCLVTLAKLMAPFAPFVAEELYQNLVRTQDPAAPESVHLSRFPVAVPSLVDQELMAATRLAQTISSLGRAARARAGIKVRQPLSLAYVGIESSGNLKLWNRVIDQVREEMNVKELKIAMDENLGYPDFFSKPDAYAAEMMQATGYFVAIDKRIPPGLKKEGHAREIVHRLQSMRKAAGFDIADHIATYYQAEGELEEVMREFAPYIQQETLSRQLVAGPPPDGAHQETHSVDREKIALAVKKL; translated from the coding sequence ATGTTTGAACCGGTTTCCAGCAGGGTCTCTTTTCCAGAGATGGAGGAGAAGGTCCTCCGCTTCTGGAAGGAGAAGCGCATCTTTGAGAAGAGTGTAGAACAGCACCAGGGCTCCGAGCATCGCTTCATCCTCTACGAAGGCCCCCCCACCGCCAACGGCAACCCCGGCCTCCACCATGTCCTGGCCCGGGTCTTCAAGGACCTCTTCCCCCGCTATAAGACCATGCAGGGATTCTATGCCCCCCGCAATGCGGGCTGGGACTGCCACGGGCTCCCTGTAGAGCTGGAGGTGGAGAAGGAGCTGGGGCTCTCCTCCAAGACCCAGATCGAAGAATACGGAATAGAGGCGTTCAACGCCCGCTGCCGGAAGAGCGTCTTCCGCTACCTCAAGGACTGGGAGGCCCTCACCGAGAGGATAGGCTACTGGCTGGATATGGAGCACCCCTATATCACCCTGGACCGGGACTACATCGAGTCCTGCTGGTGGATAATAAAGAAGCTGTGGGATAAGGGCCTCATCTACCAGGGCCACCGGGTAACCCCCCACTGCCCCCGCTGCGTCACCTCCCTCTCCTCCCACGAGGTGGCCCTGGGCTACAACGAAAACGCCGAGGACCCATCGGTTTATGTCAAGTTCCGCCTCACCTACCATGCCAGGGGAGCACCCAGCCCCAAGGCCCTTCCCAACCTGGTGAGGTTCGGGCGCCCCGTCTATCTCCTGGCCTGGACCACCACCCCCTGGACCCTCCCCGCCAACACGGCCCTGGCAGTAGCCCCCGAGGCGGAATACTCCCTGGTGGAGCACCAGGGGGAGGGGCTGCTCCTGGCCACGGCCCTCCTGGGGGCCTCGGGCCTGGGGGAGGGGAAGGTCCTGCGCAGCTTCAAGGGCCGGGACCTGGTGGGGCTCTCCTATGAACCCCTCTACAACCCCCACCGCTACGCCATAGAACGGACCCGCTATACCGGGCAGGGGCTCCAGCCCCAGCACCCTGATGAAGACCTCACCTACCCCGTTATCGGGGCCGGTTTTGTCTCTCTGGATGAGGGGACGGGCATTGTCCACATTGCCCCGGCCTATGGGGAAGTGGACTATGAGGCGGGGGAGAAGGAGGGGCTAGACTTCCTCCACACCGTGGACCTCCAGGGTAAGGTCCTGGGGAAATACCCCTTCTCCGGCCTCTTCGTCAAGGACGCCGACTCCCTCATCATGGATGACCTGAAAGGGAGAGGGCTTCTCCTCAAGGCGGGCCGGATAACCCATACCTACCCCTTCTGCTGGCGCTGCAATGCCCCCCTTCTCTACTATGCCAAGAAGACCTGGTTCATCCGCACCACCGCCATGAAAGAGAAGCTCCTGGAAGGGAACCAGGAGATAAACTGGGTTCCCGGATACATCAAGGAAGGCCGCTTTGGCGACTGGCTCAGGAACAATGTTGACTGGGCCCTCTCCCGGGAGCGCTACTGGGGGACACCCCTCCCCATCTGGGTGTGTGACTCCGGGCATTATCAGGGCATCGGCAGCCTGGGGGAGCTGAAAGAGAAGGCCCACCGGGAGAAGATGGAAGAGTCGGGCTACTCCCTGGAGGAGGCCCTGAAGGACCCCCACCGCCCCTTCATTGACCGCGTCATCCTCAGGTGCCCGGAATGCCAGAGCCCCATGCATCGGGTGCCCGAGGTGATAGACTGCTGGTTCGACTCCGGGGCAATGCCCGTAGCCCAGGTCCACTACCCCTTTGAGAATGCTCAGCTTATAGATAAAGACCTCAATTTCCCCGCCGACTATATCTGCGAGGCGGTGGACCAGACCCGGGGCTGGTTCTACACCCTGCATGCCCTCTCCACCCTCCTGTTCCAGAGGCCCTGCTTCAAGAATGTCATCTGCTTGGGGCTCATCCTGGACGCCAAGGGGGAGAAGATGAGCAAGGCCCGGGGGAATGTGGTGGACCCCTGGGCGGTGATTAAGGCCTATGGAGCCGACGCCCTTCGCTGGTATATGTTCACCGCCTGCCCCCCCGGGAATGTGCGCCGCTTTGACCCGGAGCAGGTGAAAGAGGTCATGCGCCAGCCCTTCATGACCCTGTGGAACACCTACTCCTTCTTTGTGACATATGCCAACATAGACCGCTTCGACCCAAACACCCCCGCACCCCCCGTTACATCAGAGCTGGACCGCTGGATAATATCCGAGCTGAACGGGCTTATTGCCCAGGTGACCCAGCATCTGGACAGCTATGAGCCGGTGGAGGCGGGCAGGGAAATAGAGAAGTTCATAGAATCCCTCTCCAACTGGTATGTCCGCCGCAGCCGCCGCCGCTTCTGGAAAGGCGAAAACGACCAGGAGAAGCGCTCCGCCTATCACACCCTGTATAACTGCCTGGTCACCCTGGCCAAGCTTATGGCGCCCTTTGCCCCCTTTGTTGCGGAGGAGCTATACCAGAACCTGGTGAGGACCCAGGACCCCGCCGCCCCCGAGAGCGTGCACCTTTCCCGCTTCCCGGTGGCTGTTCCCTCCCTTGTCGACCAGGAGCTGATGGCCGCCACGCGCCTGGCCCAGACAATCTCCAGCCTGGGCCGGGCGGCCCGGGCCCGGGCGGGCATCAAGGTCCGCCAGCCCCTCTCTTTGGCCTATGTAGGCATTGAATCTTCCGGTAATCTGAAACTGTGGAATAGGGTGATTGACCAAGTCAGAGAAGAGATGAACGTTAAGGAGCTAAAGATAGCCATGGATGAGAATTTGGGCTATCCAGACTTTTTCAGTAAACCTGACGCCTACGCTGCTGAAATGATGCAGGCTACTGGCTACTTTGTAGCTATTGACAAGAGGATTCCTCCCGGGCTTAAGAAGGAGGGCCACGCCCGGGAAATCGTCCACCGCCTGCAGAGCATGCGCAAGGCGGCAGGCTTTGATATCGCCGACCACATCGCCACCTACTACCAGGCTGAAGGGGAGCTAGAAGAGGTGATGCGGGAATTTGCCCCCTATATCCAGCAGGAGACCCTCTCCCGGCAACTCGTAGCAGGCCCCCCACCCGACGGGGCACATCAGGAGACCCACAGTGTAGACAGAGAAAAGATAGCCCTGGCGGTGAAGAAACTCTAA
- a CDS encoding cyclic nucleotide-binding domain-containing protein, whose protein sequence is MAHWMCTNCGYHLQAASPPERCPGCQQACLFNNVTCYHPECGGEGNIDPLLVGATLKALAGTPQQARSRAVPVMEALPTVYIFGSLTEEQRQRVESLERTETYEAGAIICKQGAEAHRLYLVEEGQVAVECELQNGKRVPITSVSAGGAFGWSALVRPYQFTATVVALSPTRVRAVEREALLALMRSDPRMGLLIMQDIASITASRLRNLELEMVGLLQGRR, encoded by the coding sequence GTGGCCCACTGGATGTGTACGAACTGCGGCTATCACCTTCAAGCGGCCAGCCCCCCTGAGCGCTGCCCCGGCTGCCAGCAGGCCTGTCTCTTCAACAACGTCACCTGTTATCATCCTGAGTGCGGTGGGGAGGGGAACATAGACCCGTTGCTTGTGGGGGCCACCCTGAAGGCACTGGCAGGGACGCCCCAACAAGCCCGGTCCAGAGCGGTGCCTGTTATGGAAGCCCTGCCCACGGTGTATATCTTCGGTAGCCTCACCGAGGAGCAAAGGCAGCGGGTAGAAAGCCTGGAGCGCACCGAGACTTACGAGGCGGGCGCCATAATCTGCAAGCAGGGCGCTGAGGCCCACAGGCTATACCTGGTGGAGGAGGGGCAGGTAGCCGTGGAGTGCGAGCTCCAAAATGGGAAACGCGTCCCTATTACCTCTGTATCTGCGGGTGGAGCCTTCGGCTGGTCAGCCCTCGTGCGGCCCTACCAGTTCACCGCCACTGTGGTGGCGTTGTCCCCGACCCGGGTCCGTGCCGTTGAGCGAGAAGCCCTTCTGGCACTGATGCGGTCAGACCCCAGGATGGGCCTCCTGATAATGCAGGACATCGCCAGCATCACCGCTTCGCGACTGCGAAACCTGGAGCTGGAAATGGTAGGGCTCCTCCAGGGCCGCCGCTAG
- the fabF gene encoding beta-ketoacyl-ACP synthase II — MGAVCPLGLSLLEMWEGLISGRSGVGPITHFDPSPFRTHFAAEVKDFDPLGYMDRKQARHMDRFSQFAVAAALQAVGMARLKIDDANRHDIGVIIGSGIGGLTTLIEQHHVLLEKGAERVSPFLAPMMIADIAAGEVSILLGARGPNFCTTSSCASGADAIGVAYETVRRGDARAMLAGASEATINTLGFAAFNAARALSTRNDNPQGASRPFDALRDGMVMGEGSAVLVLEDLEFALRREAPILGELLAYIGTADAYHVTQPAPACEGGARAMALAIKKGGLRPEDIDYINAHGTSTPINDGHETAAIKTVFGQHAYKVPISSTKSMMGHLLGAAGAVEAAICLLVLERGVIPPTINLNHPDPECDLDYVPNTARKAAVKTAMSNAFGFGGHNSVLIFRRYER; from the coding sequence ATGGGGGCAGTCTGCCCCCTCGGCCTCAGCCTTTTGGAGATGTGGGAAGGCCTCATCTCCGGCCGGTCGGGGGTGGGGCCCATCACCCACTTTGACCCGTCACCCTTTCGCACCCACTTTGCCGCCGAGGTGAAGGACTTTGACCCCCTGGGCTATATGGACAGGAAGCAGGCCCGGCATATGGACCGCTTCTCCCAGTTTGCTGTCGCCGCTGCCCTCCAGGCGGTGGGGATGGCCAGGCTGAAGATAGATGACGCCAACCGGCATGATATCGGTGTCATCATCGGCAGTGGCATCGGCGGCCTCACCACCCTCATTGAACAGCACCATGTCCTCCTGGAGAAGGGGGCCGAGCGCGTGAGCCCCTTTCTCGCCCCCATGATGATAGCAGATATAGCGGCGGGGGAGGTCTCCATCCTCCTGGGGGCGAGGGGGCCCAACTTCTGCACCACCTCCTCCTGCGCCTCGGGGGCCGATGCCATAGGGGTTGCCTACGAGACCGTCCGCCGGGGGGATGCCCGGGCCATGCTGGCTGGGGCGAGCGAGGCCACCATCAATACCCTGGGCTTCGCCGCCTTCAACGCCGCCCGGGCCCTCTCTACCCGGAATGATAACCCCCAGGGAGCCTCTCGCCCCTTTGATGCCCTTAGAGATGGTATGGTCATGGGGGAGGGCTCCGCTGTCCTGGTCCTGGAGGACCTGGAGTTTGCCCTGAGGCGGGAGGCCCCCATCCTGGGGGAGCTGCTGGCCTACATCGGCACCGCCGATGCCTACCATGTCACCCAGCCCGCCCCTGCCTGCGAGGGGGGGGCCAGGGCCATGGCCCTGGCCATCAAGAAGGGCGGGCTGAGGCCGGAGGACATAGACTATATCAATGCCCACGGCACCTCTACACCTATCAATGACGGGCACGAGACCGCCGCCATCAAGACGGTCTTCGGCCAGCATGCCTATAAGGTCCCCATCAGTTCCACCAAGTCCATGATGGGGCACCTTCTGGGGGCGGCGGGGGCCGTTGAGGCGGCCATCTGCCTCCTGGTATTGGAGCGGGGGGTCATCCCCCCCACCATCAACCTCAACCACCCGGACCCGGAATGCGACCTGGACTATGTCCCCAACACGGCCAGGAAGGCTGCCGTGAAGACGGCCATGTCCAACGCCTTTGGTTTTGGGGGCCACAACTCTGTCCTCATCTTCCGCCGCTACGAAAGATGA
- the recJ gene encoding single-stranded-DNA-specific exonuclease RecJ encodes MKQQSWNLLPPAPRDFLEAEKLPPLILQVLYNRALRDPACWEAFLTADERLGHDPFLLPEMEKGVERLRQAIHSGEKVGIYGDYDADGITATVLLVQGLEALGAQTVPFIPTRLHGHGLHSPALESLFQQGVSLVLTVDSGTNGYDEVAQAQRRGQDIIITDHHVCPPLLPPAVAVVNPKRPDSLYPFPDLTGVGVAYKLLQALLGDVAPGLDLVALGTVADVAPLLGENRYLVKEGLRLLNAPRRPGIREMLRFSGLARVDAESIAWVLGPRLNAAARLEHPLVSYHLLLTPSTEEAQRLAEELEGMNAERQRLTGEALVWAREQALAQGDNRFLLVQCRDVPLGVAGLVANRLVEEFCRPALVVRLGPETSSGSGRSIAQFNLFSALQENEDLLLRYGGHPRAAGFTIASENIPRLQEKLVERANRELKGLDLRPEIVMDARISLAEPDGQFLQFLPRLAPFGFGNPNPVFLSQGVKVVEAHQVGDKGDHLRLKLRAGPVTWDAIAFDCGGEERKLSPYLDIVYSFSTDCWGPRETLKLELHDFRTSV; translated from the coding sequence ATGAAACAGCAAAGCTGGAATCTCCTTCCCCCGGCCCCCCGGGACTTCCTTGAAGCGGAGAAACTCCCGCCCCTTATCCTTCAGGTCCTCTACAACCGGGCACTCCGGGACCCGGCCTGCTGGGAGGCCTTCCTGACTGCCGATGAGAGGCTGGGCCATGACCCCTTCCTCCTCCCAGAGATGGAGAAAGGGGTGGAGCGCCTGCGCCAGGCCATTCATAGCGGTGAGAAGGTTGGTATCTACGGCGACTATGATGCCGATGGGATTACCGCCACCGTCTTGCTCGTCCAGGGGCTTGAGGCCCTGGGGGCCCAGACCGTCCCCTTCATCCCTACCCGCCTCCACGGCCACGGCCTCCACTCCCCCGCCCTGGAGAGCCTCTTCCAGCAGGGGGTCTCCCTGGTCCTCACCGTTGACAGCGGGACCAACGGCTATGATGAGGTAGCCCAGGCCCAAAGGCGTGGGCAGGATATAATCATCACCGACCACCATGTCTGTCCCCCCCTCCTCCCCCCAGCGGTGGCCGTTGTAAACCCCAAAAGGCCCGATTCCCTTTACCCTTTCCCCGACCTGACGGGTGTGGGGGTAGCCTACAAGCTCCTCCAGGCCCTGCTGGGGGACGTCGCCCCCGGCCTGGATCTGGTGGCGCTGGGGACGGTGGCCGATGTAGCCCCCCTGCTGGGGGAGAACCGCTACCTGGTGAAGGAGGGGCTGAGGCTCCTCAACGCCCCCCGCCGCCCCGGCATCAGGGAGATGCTCCGCTTCTCCGGCCTGGCGAGAGTGGATGCGGAGAGCATCGCCTGGGTCCTGGGCCCCCGCCTCAATGCTGCCGCCCGCCTGGAACATCCCCTTGTCAGCTACCACCTCCTCCTCACCCCTTCCACCGAGGAGGCCCAGCGCCTGGCAGAGGAACTGGAGGGGATGAATGCCGAAAGACAGAGGCTCACCGGGGAGGCCCTGGTCTGGGCCCGGGAGCAGGCCCTGGCCCAGGGCGACAACCGTTTCCTTCTGGTCCAGTGCAGAGATGTCCCCCTGGGGGTGGCCGGCCTGGTAGCCAACCGGCTGGTGGAGGAGTTCTGCCGCCCGGCGCTGGTGGTGAGACTGGGCCCAGAAACCTCCAGCGGCTCGGGGCGCAGCATCGCCCAGTTCAACCTCTTCTCCGCCCTCCAGGAAAATGAAGACCTACTGCTCCGCTACGGCGGCCACCCCAGGGCCGCCGGCTTCACCATCGCCAGCGAGAACATCCCCCGCCTCCAGGAGAAACTGGTGGAGAGGGCCAACCGGGAGCTAAAGGGGCTGGACCTGAGGCCCGAGATAGTGATGGATGCCCGGATATCCCTGGCCGAACCTGATGGCCAGTTCCTCCAGTTCCTCCCCAGGCTGGCCCCCTTCGGCTTCGGCAATCCCAACCCGGTCTTCCTGAGCCAGGGGGTGAAGGTGGTGGAGGCCCACCAGGTAGGGGACAAAGGGGACCACCTAAGGCTCAAACTCAGGGCCGGGCCGGTGACCTGGGATGCTATCGCCTTTGACTGCGGGGGGGAGGAGAGAAAGCTGTCACCCTATCTGGATATAGTCTATTCCTTCAGCACCGACTGCTGGGGGCCAAGAGAGACCTTGAAGCTGGAACTCCACGACTTCAGGACATCAGTCTAA
- a CDS encoding ribonuclease H-like domain-containing protein: MQSIPARQGSDAYLDIETTGLSWLDSKITVVGLYLVDGSDSRLVQMVGKEITRDSLLEALRMVKTIFTYNGSRFDLPFINAALGIDLSGLFVHCDLMYDCWQSNLYGGFKAVEAQLGIRRQLKGIKGWDAIVLWQKYSHYGDQNALALLLQYNKEDVINLKALRERLILARNRPV, encoded by the coding sequence ATGCAATCCATCCCGGCGAGGCAAGGGTCGGATGCCTATCTCGACATTGAGACCACGGGCCTATCCTGGCTGGACTCTAAGATAACAGTAGTTGGCTTATATCTGGTTGATGGCAGTGACAGCCGACTGGTGCAGATGGTGGGCAAAGAGATAACCAGGGACAGCCTGCTGGAAGCGCTCAGGATGGTAAAGACGATTTTCACCTACAATGGCAGCCGCTTTGACCTCCCCTTCATCAATGCTGCCCTGGGTATAGACCTCTCCGGCCTGTTCGTCCACTGCGACCTTATGTATGACTGCTGGCAGAGCAATCTATACGGCGGCTTCAAGGCGGTAGAAGCGCAGCTAGGCATTCGCCGGCAGTTGAAGGGCATCAAGGGGTGGGATGCAATAGTGCTGTGGCAGAAATACTCGCACTATGGTGACCAGAATGCTCTGGCCCTATTACTACAATACAACAAAGAAGACGTGATAAACCTGAAAGCCTTGAGGGAAAGGCTCATCCTGGCACGCAACAGGCCGGTGTAA
- a CDS encoding TlpA family protein disulfide reductase: MRSRLIFLAFVLGLLLLGACRGSTSVQLGRPAPAFTLPSLADGSPVSLAQFRGKVVLLNFFASWCPACRAEMPFLQAAWEEVQDEGVAFLIVDIGEEGPEMVAQFMKERGITIPVVMNQTGDVATLYNISTLPTTFILDREGVVRSITVGAFSSKEAILPRVRAVSR; encoded by the coding sequence ATGCGCTCTAGGCTGATTTTCCTGGCCTTTGTCCTGGGCCTTCTCCTTCTGGGGGCCTGCCGGGGGTCTACGTCAGTTCAGCTCGGCCGGCCGGCCCCTGCCTTTACCCTTCCCTCCCTGGCGGATGGGTCCCCTGTTTCCCTGGCCCAGTTCCGGGGGAAGGTGGTGCTGCTGAACTTCTTTGCCAGCTGGTGCCCTGCCTGCCGGGCGGAGATGCCCTTCCTCCAGGCGGCCTGGGAGGAGGTCCAGGACGAGGGTGTGGCGTTCCTAATTGTTGATATTGGGGAGGAGGGCCCGGAGATGGTGGCCCAGTTCATGAAAGAAAGGGGCATCACCATTCCTGTGGTCATGAATCAGACGGGGGATGTGGCAACGCTGTACAATATCAGCACTCTCCCCACCACCTTTATCCTGGACCGGGAGGGTGTGGTGCGGAGCATCACTGTGGGGGCCTTCTCCAGCAAGGAAGCCATTCTGCCGCGGGTGAGGGCCGTTTCCAGGTAG
- a CDS encoding cytochrome c biogenesis CcdA family protein, which produces MDLSSPLRGLLQTFVQNLPVGYAFGAGVLASVSVCGFPLLVAYVGYYLEGGERRLLRALGLGLLATLGFAVLFSVAGIVLHYAGQSLTQAFPWLGVVAGVGLIGVGIWHLRGKLLGFTSPLQLPKGRGPLAFFLFGLVYGVVSLGCSLPIFLVLVGWAFSSQGAVGGLREFISYGLGMGSVIVVVSLASALAKEAIIRRLRSLLPWMRWITGLVLIVAGVYIVYQEVSYAL; this is translated from the coding sequence TTGGACCTTTCCTCCCCGCTGAGGGGCCTCCTGCAGACCTTTGTCCAGAACCTGCCCGTGGGGTATGCTTTTGGGGCGGGGGTCCTGGCTTCGGTCAGCGTCTGCGGATTTCCCCTGCTGGTGGCCTATGTGGGCTACTATCTGGAAGGGGGTGAGAGGCGGCTCCTGAGGGCCCTGGGCCTGGGCCTCCTGGCCACGCTGGGCTTTGCCGTCCTCTTCTCGGTGGCGGGGATAGTACTGCACTACGCGGGCCAGTCGCTCACGCAGGCCTTCCCCTGGCTGGGGGTGGTGGCGGGGGTGGGACTTATAGGGGTGGGGATTTGGCACCTCCGGGGGAAGCTGTTGGGCTTCACCTCCCCCCTCCAGCTCCCCAAAGGGAGGGGGCCTCTGGCCTTCTTCCTCTTTGGCCTGGTGTACGGGGTGGTCTCCCTGGGCTGCTCCCTGCCCATTTTCCTGGTACTGGTGGGCTGGGCCTTCTCTTCCCAGGGAGCGGTGGGGGGACTGAGGGAGTTCATAAGCTACGGGCTGGGGATGGGGTCGGTGATAGTGGTGGTCAGCCTCGCCAGCGCCCTGGCCAAAGAAGCCATCATCCGGCGCCTGCGCTCTCTGCTGCCCTGGATGAGGTGGATAACCGGCCTTGTCCTGATTGTGGCTGGGGTATATATTGTCTATCAGGAGGTCTCGTATGCGCTCTAG
- the lgt gene encoding prolipoprotein diacylglyceryl transferase has translation MAGIVINIDPTIFRVGGFSLRWYSSIIIVAVLAALYFSWREAKRLGLKPDDVTNLALWGIPGGIIGSKLVHVIDQLSYYLENPGKIIGGEGQAIYGAILGGALAAWIGSRVHRIPFRKFADLFAPGLIIAQAIGRLANIVNGDATGKPTDLPWAFTYTNPDTYAPQGVPTHPSPVYEIVWDLIVLAIVLRLRGRLRPDGSLFVLYLALYSVGRFFITFTRVNNPWLFGLVQAQLIALLILLVAVPWLVARAHWVKKEALGS, from the coding sequence ATGGCCGGTATCGTGATAAACATAGACCCGACCATCTTCAGGGTGGGGGGTTTCAGCCTGCGCTGGTACAGCTCGATTATCATCGTAGCGGTGCTGGCGGCCTTATATTTTTCCTGGAGGGAGGCCAAGAGGCTGGGGCTCAAACCTGATGACGTTACCAACCTGGCCCTCTGGGGCATCCCGGGGGGGATAATCGGCTCCAAGCTGGTCCATGTTATAGACCAGCTGAGCTACTACCTGGAGAACCCGGGGAAAATCATCGGCGGGGAGGGGCAGGCCATCTACGGGGCCATCCTGGGGGGGGCCCTGGCCGCCTGGATAGGCTCCCGGGTCCACCGTATTCCCTTCCGCAAGTTTGCCGACCTGTTTGCCCCGGGGCTTATCATAGCCCAGGCCATAGGCCGCCTGGCCAATATCGTCAACGGGGATGCCACCGGCAAGCCTACAGACCTGCCCTGGGCCTTCACCTATACCAATCCCGATACCTATGCCCCCCAGGGGGTCCCCACTCATCCCTCCCCTGTCTATGAGATTGTCTGGGACCTGATTGTGCTGGCGATTGTCCTCCGGCTGAGGGGGAGGCTCCGGCCCGATGGCTCCCTATTTGTCTTATACCTGGCCCTCTATTCCGTGGGGCGTTTTTTCATCACCTTCACCCGGGTGAACAATCCCTGGCTTTTCGGGCTGGTCCAGGCCCAGCTTATTGCCTTGCTCATCCTCCTGGTGGCGGTGCCCTGGCTGGTGGCCCGGGCCCACTGGGTTAAGAAGGAGGCGTTGGGCAGCTGA
- a CDS encoding NAD(P)/FAD-dependent oxidoreductase: MRVGVVGGGMAGLSAAWRLLRAGAQVHLWEKDRDLGGQVRTFSVEGKRLEGFYHHIFRSDVDIIDLIHELGLGADLGWIPSRVGFFYDGRVYPFGTPLDLLRFSPLAICDRLRLGLFSLRLQRVASGEGFEDLTAQEWLRSHAGERVYRVVWEPLLRGKFGERAPEIGMVWLWSKMRLRFGSRGRAMQREFLGYLNGSFGRVVDVLKESIEGKGGEIHTAAPVDRIRLAGGGVEAVEAGGKSQPCDAAIVTSSLEVLRRLAPELPADFGGGISYLGAMCLVLVLDRPLTSVYWLNIADPQVPFVALVEHTNLVPPEEYGGRRIAYLSNYLPVSSPIYALGKEALLDYYLPALKRIAPGFTPDWVVEYHLFKEAYAQPVITVGYSQRLPPHRTPIRGLYLANTSQIYPQDRGMNYSIRLGRVAADLVLEGLKGEKWPVS; the protein is encoded by the coding sequence TTGAGGGTGGGGGTGGTGGGAGGGGGGATGGCCGGCCTCAGCGCCGCCTGGCGGCTCTTGAGGGCCGGGGCGCAGGTCCATCTCTGGGAAAAGGATAGGGACCTGGGGGGGCAGGTCCGTACCTTCAGCGTGGAGGGGAAGAGGCTGGAGGGCTTCTACCACCATATCTTCCGCAGCGATGTCGATATCATTGACCTTATCCATGAGCTGGGGTTGGGGGCAGACCTGGGCTGGATACCATCCAGGGTGGGGTTCTTCTATGATGGGAGGGTCTATCCCTTCGGCACACCATTGGACCTCCTCCGTTTTTCGCCTCTGGCTATTTGCGACCGCCTGCGCCTGGGCCTCTTCTCCCTCCGCCTCCAGCGCGTCGCTTCAGGGGAGGGGTTTGAGGACCTTACCGCCCAGGAGTGGCTGAGGAGCCACGCCGGCGAGAGGGTCTACCGGGTAGTCTGGGAGCCTCTGCTCCGGGGTAAGTTTGGGGAGAGGGCTCCGGAGATAGGTATGGTCTGGCTCTGGTCCAAGATGAGGCTCCGCTTTGGCTCCCGGGGCAGGGCAATGCAGCGGGAGTTCCTGGGGTATCTCAACGGCAGTTTCGGCCGGGTGGTTGACGTCCTGAAGGAGAGCATTGAAGGAAAGGGGGGGGAAATCCACACCGCCGCCCCAGTGGACAGGATAAGACTGGCTGGGGGCGGGGTGGAGGCGGTGGAGGCGGGGGGTAAATCCCAGCCCTGTGATGCCGCTATCGTTACCAGCTCCCTGGAGGTCCTGCGGAGGCTGGCGCCGGAGCTGCCGGCTGACTTCGGGGGTGGCATATCCTACCTGGGGGCCATGTGCCTGGTGCTGGTGCTGGACCGGCCTCTCACCTCTGTATACTGGCTCAATATTGCCGACCCCCAGGTCCCTTTCGTGGCCCTGGTTGAGCACACCAATCTTGTCCCCCCCGAGGAATATGGCGGGAGGAGGATAGCCTACCTCAGCAACTACCTGCCTGTCTCCAGCCCCATCTATGCCCTGGGGAAGGAGGCCCTGCTGGACTACTACCTGCCGGCCCTCAAGAGGATAGCGCCGGGGTTTACACCTGACTGGGTGGTGGAGTATCATCTCTTTAAGGAAGCCTATGCCCAGCCTGTTATCACCGTTGGATATTCCCAGAGGTTGCCGCCCCACCGCACCCCCATCCGGGGGCTGTATCTGGCCAACACGTCCCAGATTTACCCCCAGGACCGGGGGATGAACTACAGCATCCGCCTGGGGAGGGTGGCGGCAGACCTTGTGCTGGAGGGTCTGAAAGGAGAAAAATGGCCGGTATCGTGA